A genomic segment from Gracilinanus agilis isolate LMUSP501 chromosome 1, AgileGrace, whole genome shotgun sequence encodes:
- the MYORG gene encoding myogenesis-regulating glycosidase gives MTQDPQEERQPYHRRGKRTKKDSQVAARTATTMYTFIPDNFSPAKAKPPKELKPMLGSVVLGLLLVLAAVVAWCYYSTSLRKAERLGAELLELRASGFSIRNQQGEQVFRLAFSSGSLDLESCAREGDILSCSRSTGGPLNFFIQTVRPKDTVMCYRVRWEELTPVPSVEHTMFLGEVHWYGGAEMRTQHWPIQLAGLQAPQPFVTSDVYSSRAAFGGILERYWLSSKAVAIKVNDSVPFHLGWNATGRSLLLQARYHNTPYKPPVGRGPLPELSYRVCVGSDVTSIHKYMVRRYFNKPSKVPAREAFRDPIWSTWALYGRAVDQDKVLRFAEKIRKYRFNCSYLEIDDMYMPAYGDFTFDEAKFPNATEMFRKLQEAGFRVTLWVHPFINYNSSSFGEGVERGLFVREPTGRLPALVRWWNGIGAVLDFTHPAAREWFQGHLRRLRTQYSISSFKFDAGEVSYLPPDFSTFRPLADPNIWSRRYTEMALPFFSLAEVRVGYQSQNISCFFRLIDRDSVWGHELGLRSLIPAVLTISMLGYPFILPDLIGGNAVPGHTAAMGGGDAGIPERELYVRWLEVAAFMPAMQFSIPPWLYDQEVVEIARKFAALRAELVAPLLLELAGEVTDTGDPIVRPLWWIAPGDEAAHRVDSQFLIGDTLLVAPVLEPGKQERDVYLPAGKWRSYKGELFIKAPILLTDYPVDLDEVAYFTWVS, from the coding sequence ATGACCCAGGATCCACAAGAAGAGAGACAGCCCTACCATCGAAGGGGGAAGAGAACTAAGAAGGACTCTCAGGTTGCTGCCAGAACTGCCACAACCATGTATACCTTCATCCCTGACAACTTCTCCCCAGCCAAAGCTAAGCCACCCAAGGAGCTAAAGCCTATGCTGGGATCTGTAGTGCTGGGGCTCCTACTGGTCTTAGCAGCTGTGGTTGCTTGGTGCTATTATAGCACATCTCTCCGTAAGGCAGAACGCCTTGGGGCTGAGCTCTTGGAACTCCGAGCCAGTGGCTTCTCCATTCGAAACCAGCAAGGAGAGCAAGTTTTCCGTCTGGCCTTCAGCTCCGGGTCCTTGGATTTGGAGTCTTGTGCACGAGAGGGCGACATTTTGAGTTGTTCTCGCTCCACCGGAGGccccctcaatttcttcatccagaCAGTGCGCCCCAAGGACACTGTCATGTGCTATCGTGTGCGCTGGGAGGAGCTGACTCCCGTCCCTTCCGTAGAGCACACCATGTTCTTGGGCGAAGTGCACTGGTATGGTGGTGCCGAGATGCGCACCCAGCATTGGCCCATCCAACTGGCTGGCCTCCAGGCACCCCAGCCCTTTGTCACCAGTGACGTGTACTCCTCCCGCGCCGCCTTTGGGGGTATTCTTGAGCGATACTGGCTGTCCTCCAAAGCGGTGGCCATCAAGGTCAATGACTCGGTGCCCTTCCACCTGGGTTGGAACGCCACCGGCCGCTCGCTCCTGCTACAAGCCCGCTACCACAACACTCCGTACAAGCCTCCGGTGGGCCGAGGGCCCCTGCCTGAACTCAGTTACCGTGTCTGCGTGGGTTCTGACGTGACGTCGATCCATAAGTACATGGTGAGACGCTACTTCAATAAGCCATCCAAGGTGCCAGCCCGAGAAGCCTTCCGTGACCCAATCTGGTCCACGTGGGCCCTCTACGGCAGAGCAGTGGACCAGGATAAGGTGCTGCGCTTTGCCGAGAAGATCCGTAAGTACCGCTTTAACTGCAGCTACTTGGAGATCGATGACATGTACATGCCCGCCTACGGAGACTTCACCTTCGATGAAGCCAAGTTCCCGAATGCCACAGAGATGTTTAGGAAGCTGCAGGAGGCCGGTTTTCGGGTCACCCTCTGGGTGCACCCCTTTATCAACTACAACTCCTCCAGCTTTGGCGAAGGCGTGGAGCGGGGGCTTTTTGTCCGGGAGCCCACGGGCCGGCTGCCAGCCCTGGTGCGCTGGTGGAACGGCATCGGTGCCGTCTTGGATTTCACCCACCCAGCAGCCCGGGAGTGGTTCCAGGGTCACCTGCGGCGGCTTCGCACCCAGTACTCGATCTCCTCCTTCAAGTTTGATGCCGGGGAAGTGAGCTACCTGCCCCCGGATTTTAGCACCTTCCGTCCACTGGCTGACCCCAACATCTGGAGCCGGCGCTACACGGAGATGGCTCTACCTTTCTTCTCACTGGCCGAAGTACGCGTGGGCTACCAGTCGCAGAATATCTCTTGTTTCTTCCGTCTTATTGACCGTGACTCGGTGTGGGGCCATGAGCTAGGTCTGCGCTCCTTGATCCCAGCGGTGCTCACCATCAGCATGCTGGGTTACCCCTTTATCCTGCCTGACCTGATAGGTGGCAATGCCGTCCCGGGGCACACGGCCGCCATGGGTGGTGGGGACGCTGGAATACCAGAGCGTGAGCTCTATGTGCGTTGGCTGGAGGTGGCAGCCTTCATGCCAGCCATGCAGTTCTCTATCCCTCCCTGGCTTTATGACCAGGAAGTGGTGGAGATCGCCCGGAAGTTTGCAGCCCTGAGGGCAGAGCTGGTGGCCCCCCTGCTCCTGGAGCTTGCTGGAGAGGTGACGGACACAGGCGATCCCATTGTTCGACCTCTCTGGTGGATTGCACCTGGAGATGAAGCAGCCCATCGAGTGGACTCTCAGTTCCTCATTGGCGACACACTGCTTGTGGCACCTGTGCTGGAGCCAGGGAAGCAGGAGCGCGATGTATACCTGCCCGCAGGGAAGTGGCGCAGCTATAAGGGAGAACTCTTCATCAAGGCACCCATCCTGCTCACTGACTACCCTGTAGATCTGGACGAAGTTGCCTATTTTACCTGGGTGTCCTGA